One stretch of Mangifera indica cultivar Alphonso chromosome 9, CATAS_Mindica_2.1, whole genome shotgun sequence DNA includes these proteins:
- the LOC123225410 gene encoding receptor-like protein EIX2: MLLVFPGLTNGRRLLQHLLQAVLILFLFQQRAADSDVIRCGEEEKEALLVFRRGLIDRFGTLSSWGSKDKIDCCEWTGVLCLQTGHVYGLQLNFRILGGAPLIGTINASLLHKVHHFRFLDLSYNNFSGCPIPEFLDSVKNLETLSLSHAGFEGPIPHRLGNLSRLQLLDLSGNNGLYNIGNIEWISHLSSLRYLDLSGCDLPGANDWFQVINKLPLLNELRLVWCNLPLITSWNPLKVNATASFLTLDLTGNHVTNSIYPWLFNVSRNLHEFNLNFNLLKGEIPEELGHYMVSLTGLFLKSNELEGGFPKSIGNTSCLHAIDLSSNNMIGQLSGFFQNISGGCTEKKLEFLYLWGNKITGSVPDFTRFSSLKELGLGQNGLNGTISKSIGQMVNLESLDLGDNSLNGVISEDFFLNLSKLDNLDLSHNSLVLELSDDWVPPFKLILSLSLASCKMGPQFPKWIRNLEVSGQFVALLDISNTGISDTIPDWIWDIFETIGYFNISNNHFKGNLPDFSLLDKLPYAQIDMSSNRLGGPLLSLPSGASYINLSGNNFSGPVSFICSADVENLTYLDLSNNQLSGVLPHCWAKFERLLVLNMAHNGLSGKIPPSMGLLHDLLTLRLSNNNFSGDIPTFSNFTRLRILDLQGNVLSGKIPGWIGESLPSLLILSLGSNRLNGNIPLQLCHLANIQILDISLNNISGSIPNCFNNFTTLSEERSSHVAITYEYDNYWYGGVHKYIDSLWLTWKGSKYEYTYTLGLVKSLDLSSNKMSGAVPEEIMKLVGLIALNLSRNNFSGPISPKIGQLKSLDFLDLSRNQFFGEIPSSLSQISGLGVMDLSYNNFSGKIPTGTQLQSFNASVYEGNPGLCGLPLPKECPGEEPAQAPSTKKGKIPEDEFIRLGFYVSLSLGFIAGFWGVCGSLVLCQSWRRAYFKFLGDMKDRMYVTAAINLAKLKQRFNN, encoded by the exons ATGCTTCTTGTGTTTCCGGGTCTCACTAATG GTAGAAGGCTCCTTCAACATCTACTTCAAGCTGTTCTGATTCTGTTCCTTTTCCAGCAAAGAGCTGCCGATTCTGACGTTATTCGTTGCggagaagaggaaaaagaagcGCTACTCGTATTCAGACGAGGCCTGATTGATAGATTTGGCACTCTCTCTTCTTGGggaagtaaagataaaatagattGCTGTGAATGGACAGGAGTCCTATGTCTTCAAACAGGCCATGTGTATGGACTCCAGCTCAACTTTCGCATACTTGGTGGAGCGCCATTGATAGGTACCATTAATGCTTCTTTACTTCATAAAGTGCATCATTTCCGCTTTTTAGACCTCAGTTACAATAATTTTAGTGGGTGCCCAATTCCTGAGTTCCTTGATTCTGTCAAAAACTTGGAGACCCTCAGTCTCTCCCACGCTGGTTTTGAAGGACCAATTCCCCACCGGCTTGGAAACCTTTCCAGGCTGCAACTTCTTGATCTCAGTGGTAATAATGGTTTATATAACATTGGGAACATTGAATGGATttctcatctttcttctttaagaTATCTTGACTTAAGTGGCTGCGATCTGCCAGGAGCAAATGATTGGTTTCAGGTCATTAACAAGCTCCCATTGCTGAATGAACTTCGGCTAGTTTGGTGTAATCTTCCACTGATTACGTCTTGGAATCCCCTGAAAGTCAATGCTACGGCATCATTTTTGACCCTTGATCTAACTGGAAACCATGTAACTAATTCAATTTATCCATGGTTGTTCAATGTCAGTAGGAATCTTCACGAATTTAATCTcaattttaaccttttaaaagGTGAGATTCCTGAAGAATTGGGACATTACATGGTTTCTCTTACTGGTCTCTTTCTTAAGTCCAATGAACTAGAAGGTGGGTTTCCAAAGTCTATTGGAAATACGAGTTGCTTGCATGCCATAGACTTGTCTTCCAATAATATGATCGGACAACTCTCTGGattctttcaaaatatatctGGTGGATGCACAGAGAAGAAGCTGGAGTTTTTGTATTTATGGGGTAACAAAATCACTGGATCAGTGCCTGATTTTACAAgattttcatctttaaaagaACTAGGACTTGGACAAAATGGGTTAAACGGAACCATTTCCAAAAGCATCGGACAGATGGTCAATCTTGAATCCTTAGATCTTGGTGACAACTCCTTGAATGGTGTCATTTCTGAAGATTTTTTCTTAAATCTCTCCAAATTAGATAATTTAGACTTATCTCATAACTCTCTTGTTTTGGAACTGAGCGATGACTGGGTTCCtccttttaaattaattctttCTCTATCTCTCGCCTCTTGCAAAATGGGGCCTCAATTTCCAAAATGGATCAGAAATTTGGAAGTCTCTGGTCAGTTTGTTGCTCTACTTGATATCTCCAATACTGGTATCTCAGATACAATTCCTGATTGGATTTGGGATATATTCGAAACCATAGGCTATTTCAACATCTCAAACAACCATTTCAAGGGAAATCTTCCAGATTTTTCTTTACTTGATAAATTGCCGTATGCCCAGATAGATATGAGCTCAAACCGTCTTGGCGGACCACTTTTGTCACTTCCATCGGGTGCATCTTACATTAATCTTTCGGGAAATAATTTTTCAGGACCAGTCTCTTTCATATGTTCTGCTGACGTAGAAAATTTGACCTATCTTGACCTCTCTAATAACCAACTATCAGGAGTGCTTCCGCATTGTTGGGCAAAATTCGAAAGGTTGCTTGTTCTCAACATGGCACATAATGGCCTCTCTGGAAAAATTCCACCGTCGATGGGCTTGCTGCATGATCTTCTAACATTACGATTGAGCAATAATAATTTCTCTGGAGACATACCAACTTTCAGCAACTTCACCAGGTTGAGAATTTTAGATCTTCAGGGTAATGTATTGTCCGGAAAGATACCTGGATGGATAGGGGAGAGTCTTCCAAGTTTGCTAATTCTTAGTCTGGGATCTAACAGACTCAATGGGAATATACCTTTGCAGTTGTGCCAtttagcaaatattcaaattttagacATTTCCTTGAACAATATTTCCGGAAGTATACCCAATTGTTTCAACAATTTCACAACTTTGTCTGAGGAAAGGAGTTCCCATGTTGCCATAACTTATGAATATGATAACTACTGGTATGGAGGTGTTCATAAATATATCGACAGCTTATGGTTGACATGGAAAGGAAGTAAATATGAGTACACATATACTCTGGGGTTAGTTAAGAGCCTTGACCTTTCCTCCAATAAAATGAGTGGAGCAGTTCCCGAAGAGATTATGAAACTAGTGGGATTGATTGCCTTGAATCTTTCTAGGAACAATTTCAGTGGACCAATTAGTCCCAAGATTGGTCAGTTAAAATCATTGGATTTCCTTGATCTATCGAGAAATCAATTTTTTGGTGAAATTCCATCAAGCCTTTCTCAAATAAGTGGCCTCGGTGTAATGGATTTGTCATACAATAATTTTTCAGGGAAAATTCCAACGGGCACTCAACTTCAGAGTTTCAATGCCTCAGTGTATGAAGGGAATCCTGGATTGTGTGGCCTCCCACTCCCAAAAGAATGTCCTGGAGAAGAACCAGCCCAAGCTCCATCTACTAAGAAAGGCAAAATTCCAGAAGATGAGTTTATAAGGCTTGGGTTTTATGTAAGTTTAAGCCTTGGTTTCATTGCAGGGTTCTGGGGAGTCTGTGGCAGTCTAGTGCTTTGTCAGTCATGGAGACGTGCCTATTTCAAGTTCTTGGGTGATATGAAAGATAGGATGTACGTGACAGCAGCAATAAATTTGGCCAAACTGAAGCAAAGGTTCAATAACTAA
- the LOC123224697 gene encoding protein timeless homolog isoform X2, which produces MDMEGLSAICAGLGMVEEDEKGNRISYYKGEYCLDNLKDLLRFLRRDDPQTREVFKQVCKWNIATKDLIPIIEHCQDDRGLVLNAVKVLVFLTMPVEPSSNDIPQQIEYLWGLKSAITCSDTVPVIVSLLEGPLENLEREAFTEDDWKLVQLVLTLFRNVLAVQDIPLQQKAGSSTSRFISLRDGFLELLFNGNVMDIILMITPHVGGSNGYLQQDNLLLVEIFYYIFMGQDPESVACAHQKMGGVTKDPLESLKSLIAEEEEKRRLSRLHQKMVRHSQFSGMFTRLTMDGSKSVIKGNPTSASQNPVFKPHKGCKGASNKTVWDHGTLPSTKDNILRLLHDLVDQFLLGSYNVLMQSICEDIEKEHQSIQNSDIIIFFQVAQFVTSFQYHRIEFSKLNVGRDTFEASATECSKSTMFRDNICGPIASSMDESMFQLVISRWRNAFDALKETKNYKFLSAAGSLMKSMINMLDLVLKALPKDSKEAQTARILLYKLFYDQTDQGMTHFLLNLIRVFDIHKQPKSDLADLVEMIYVLVRLMENLQSRGVLRVSRKSRKGRKKEIAKGNKESGNKSTEDHGTIQNEDCISNGETLADCCMSEKENSTNATSAAKEDMRFPAKIDRPEMLMSDIQNPEVGLLQKNNRGSDHTDDYLCCSTGDSSDGEQPVETNEVDFKISTFLSAFVNCNIIQKLCWLLKFYKSNSNRTNHYIICMMRRITDDLALSPMLYQLSFLTIFYDILAEQRASPDKDHANIVDFLTRLIRKMLKRMKKQPLLFVEILFWKTRKDCHCIDADYLLDELGNIKKKIGKWQNGLEVGYNGSTQANGMVRRSIADALGDDEADVVISHELGNGGNFVEGEEGMASFIVSEVDKKGNSENSEIFMQEQSGKVSKKKRSLSLSDEWDTKFTELYEKFKDDQNCSHLIAESLNADGKVSAAQISNKLKQLGFKVPSKKRVRHTGEPFAAGPDEPQEGQNAIETENDVHNSNELEGSLTRQSLSNRKRIRAFNSDQEAMIKVLFERYKDHKRCSYMIANALDGEKRFTTAQVSRKLKQLGLLPPQQKRSEAQMHLRDEELNDSSLVEAHDSDEETLLSLKNRHKSNDGGSRLFGKGPQGKDVQGKPSDASDDETLSSVFKRKSNDGGSRLFGEGSQEKDMQGILSDDSDDETLGFVFKKSRKLHSKPKDDRLETTQTERTNEDVRNSGRKGDTRRDGCNQSGEIDFVETNQDISIKHANQEGTSVSETNGSHISSFSPVTVSNADDELADSDDDVAASEMQSNAVSRRKLRMVIDLEDDD; this is translated from the exons atggaCATGGAAGGCTTATCTGCGATCTGCGCCGGTCTCGGTATGGTGGAAGAGGACGAAAAAGGCAATCGGATTAGCTACTATAAGGGCGAGTACTGTTTAG ataatttaaaggATTTGCTGAGATTCTTGCGGCGTGACGATCCACAAACGCGAGaagtgtttaaacaagtatGTAAATGGAACATTGCGACTAAAGATTTGATACCAATTATTGAACACTGCCAAGACGATCGGGGCTTGGTCTTAAATGCAG TGAAGGTTTTGGTGTTTTTAACAATGCCCGTTGAGCCTTCATCCAATGATATTCCTCAACAGATAGAGTATCTATGGGGTTTGAAGTCTGCAATTACATGCAGTGACACAGTTCCGGTGATTGTGTCACTTCTCGAGGGTCCACTAGAAAATTTGGAACG TGAAGCATTCACTGAGGATGACTGGAAATTGGTACAATTAGTTTTGACTTTGTTCCGCAATGTTCTTGCTGTCCAAGATATTCCCTTGCAGCAGAAGGCTGGGAGTTCTACTAGTCGATTCATATCATTGAGAGATGGATTTCTGGAACTTTTGTTCAATGGGAATGTGATGGACATAATTCTCATGATAACTCCACACGTTGGTGGTTCTAATGGCTATCTTCAACAGGATAACTTGCTTTTAGTGgagattttttattacatatttatGGGTCAAGATCCTGAATCAGTCGCCTGTGCTCATCAGAAG ATGGGTGGAGTCACAAAGGATCCTCTTGAAAGTCTCAAATCACTAATAgcagaggaagaagagaaaagaagactTTCAAGACTACACCAGAAAATGGTTCGCCATTCACAATTTAGTGGAATGTTTACAAGGCTTACCATG gaTGGTTCTAAATCTGTGATCAAAGGGAACCCCACTTCTGCTTCTCAGAACCCTGTGTTTAAACCTCATAAAGGTTGTAAGGGTGCAAGTAATAAGACTGTGTGGGACCATGGAACCTTACCTTCAACGAAGGATAATATTTTAAGGTTGCTCCATGATCTTGTGGACCAGTTTCTATTGGGGAGTTACAATG TTTTAATGCAGTCAATCTGTGAGGACATTGAAAAGGAGCATCAATCAATACAGAACAGTgacatcattattttcttccAAGTTGCTCAGTTTGTAACTTCATTTCAATATCACAGGATTGAGTTTTCTAAG CTCAATGTAGGAAGAGACACATTTGAAGCTTCTGCTACAGAATGTTCCAAGAGCACTATGTTCAGAGACAACATCTGTGGACCTATTGCATCTTCAATGGACGAATCTATGTTTCAGTTGGTCATTTCAAGATGGCGTAATGCATTTGATGCCTTGAAAGAGACAAAAAACTATAAGTTTCTATCTGCTGCGGGTTCTCTTATGAAAAGCATG ATTAACATGTTAGATTTGGTGCTTAAGGCATTGCCAAAAGATTCTAAGGAGGCACAAACAGCCCGCATCCTTCTTTACAAGTTATTTTATGATCAGACTGACCAAGGGATGACTCATTTTCTCTTGAACCTAATCAGGGTGTTTGACATTCACAAACAACCCAAAAG TGATCTTGCAGATTTAGTAGAAATGATATATGTACTTGTACGGCTCATGGAGAATCTTCAATCACGTGGTGTGTTAAGG GTCTCTAGAAAATCAAGGAAAGGGAGAAAAAAGGAGATTGCCAAGGGCAATAAGGAATCTGGAAATAAATCAACTGAAGATCATGGTACCATTCAGAATGAGGACTGCATCTCAAATGGTGAAACTCTGGCAGATTGTTGCATGTCAGAGAAGGAAAACTCAACAAATGCAACTTCTGCTGCAAAAGAAGACATGCGCTTCCCTGCTAAGATTGATCGGCCTGAAATGTTGATGTCAGACATTCAGAATCCTGAAGTTGGTCTGTTGCAGAAAAATAACAGAGGGTCTGATCACACTGATGATTACCTTTGTTGCAGCACTGGTGATTCTTCTGATGGTGAGCAGCCAGTAGAAACTAATGAAGTTGATTTTAAGATTTCTACTTTCCTTTCAGCATTTGTAAATTGCAACATCATTCAAAAACTTTGCTGGCTGCTAAAGTTTTATAAGAGCAATTCCAACCGTACAAACCATTACATAATCTGCATGATGCGGCGCATCACCGATGATTTGGCACTCTCTCCAATGCTTTATCAG TTATCATTCCTCACTATATTCTATGACATCTTGGCTGAGCAGAGGGCATCCCCAGACAAAGATCATGcaaatattgttgattttttgaCCAGATTGATCCGAAAAATGCTTAAACGAATGAAAAAGCAGCCCCTTTTGTTTGTGGAAATTCTTTTCTGGAAGACTCGCAAAGACTGCCATTGCATTGATGCCGATTATTTATTGGATGAGCTTGGcaatataaagaagaaaattggaAAATGGCAAAATGGCTTAGAAGTTGGATATAACGGTTCAACACAGGCTAATGGAATGGTTCGCAGAAGCATAGCAGATGCATTGGGTGATGATGAAGCTGATGTTGTGATTTCCCATGAACTAGG AAACGGAGGGAATTTTGTTGAAGGCGAGGAAGGCATGGCTTCTTTTATAGTCAGTGAGGTTGACAAGAAAGGAAATTCTGAAAA TTCTGAAATTTTCATGCAAGAGCAGTCGGGAAAGGTTtctaaaaaaaagagaagtcTTTCTCTCAGTGATGAGTGGGACACGAAATTCACAGAACTCTATGAAAA ATTTAAAGATGATCAGAACTGTAGTCATCTTATTGCGGAATCCCTAAATGCTGATGGTAAAGTTTCAGCTGCTCAAATTTCCAACAAGCTTAAGCAACTAGGCTTCAAAGTTCCATCAAAGAAAAGGGTGCGCCATACTGGTGAACCTTTTGCTGCTGGTCCTGATGAACCTCAAGAAGGGCAAAATGCTATTGAAACTGAAAATGATGTTCACAACTCAAATGAATTAGAAGGAAGTCTTACGAGGCAATCTTT GAGCAACAGAAAAAGAATACGTGCCTTCAACAGTGATCAAGAGGCTatgattaaagttttatttgaaCG ATATAAAGATCATAAGAGGTGTAGCTACATGATTGCAAATGCATTGGATGGTGAGAAAAGGTTCACCACTGCACAGGTCTCCCGTAAACTCAAGCAACTTGGTTTGCTTCCTCCTCAACAGAAGAGGTCTGAAGCTCAAATGCACTTGAGAGATGAAGAACTTAATGACTCTTCTTTAGTTGAAGCACACGATTCTGATGAAGAAACATTGCTATCACTGAAAAATAG GCACAAAAGCAATGATGGTGGCAGCAGGTTGTTTGGTAAGGGACCGCAAGGAAAAGATGTGCAAGGAAAACCATCAGATGCTTCTGATGATGAAACCTTAAGCTCTGTATTCAA gcGCAAAAGCAATGATGGCGGTAGCAGGTTGTTTGGTGAGGGATCACAAGAAAAAGACATGCAAGGAATTTTGTCAGATGATTCTGATGATGAAACCTTAGGCTTTGTTTTCAA GAAATCTAGGAAGCTCCATTCAAAGCCAAAGGATGACAGGCTGGAAACAACACAGACCGAGAGGACAAATGAAGATGTCAGAAATAGTGGTAGAAAAGGTGACACAAGAAG GGATGGTTGTAATCAGTCTGGTGAAATAGATTTTGTGGAAACCAATCAAGATATCTCTATTAAGCATGCCAACCAGGAAGGGACTTCAGTTTCTGAAACGAATGGCTCTCATATTTCAAGTTTTTCACCTGTCACTGTAAGTAATGCTGATGATGAGTTGGCAGATTCAGACGATGATGTTGCTGCCAGTGAAATGCAGAGTAATGCTGTAAGTAGAAGGAAGCTGAGGATGGTAATTGATCTTGAGGATGATGACTAA
- the LOC123224697 gene encoding protein timeless homolog isoform X1 has protein sequence MDMEGLSAICAGLGMVEEDEKGNRISYYKGEYCLDNLKDLLRFLRRDDPQTREVFKQVCKWNIATKDLIPIIEHCQDDRGLVLNAVKVLVFLTMPVEPSSNDIPQQIEYLWGLKSAITCSDTVPVIVSLLEGPLENLEREAFTEDDWKLVQLVLTLFRNVLAVQDIPLQQKAGSSTSRFISLRDGFLELLFNGNVMDIILMITPHVGGSNGYLQQDNLLLVEIFYYIFMGQDPESVACAHQKMGGVTKDPLESLKSLIAEEEEKRRLSRLHQKMVRHSQFSGMFTRLTMDGSKSVIKGNPTSASQNPVFKPHKGCKGASNKTVWDHGTLPSTKDNILRLLHDLVDQFLLGSYNVLMQSICEDIEKEHQSIQNSDIIIFFQVAQFVTSFQYHRIEFSKLNVGRDTFEASATECSKSTMFRDNICGPIASSMDESMFQLVISRWRNAFDALKETKNYKFLSAAGSLMKSMINMLDLVLKALPKDSKEAQTARILLYKLFYDQTDQGMTHFLLNLIRVFDIHKQPKSDLADLVEMIYVLVRLMENLQSRGVLRVSRKSRKGRKKEIAKGNKESGNKSTEDHGTIQNEDCISNGETLADCCMSEKENSTNATSAAKEDMRFPAKIDRPEMLMSDIQNPEVGLLQKNNRGSDHTDDYLCCSTGDSSDGEQPVETNEVDFKISTFLSAFVNCNIIQKLCWLLKFYKSNSNRTNHYIICMMRRITDDLALSPMLYQLSFLTIFYDILAEQRASPDKDHANIVDFLTRLIRKMLKRMKKQPLLFVEILFWKTRKDCHCIDADYLLDELGNIKKKIGKWQNGLEVGYNGSTQANGMVRRSIADALGDDEADVVISHELGNGGNFVEGEEGMASFIVSEVDKKGNSENSEIFMQEQSGKVSKKKRSLSLSDEWDTKFTELYEKFKDDQNCSHLIAESLNADGKVSAAQISNKLKQLGFKVPSKKRVRHTGEPFAAGPDEPQEGQNAIETENDVHNSNELEGSLTRQSLSNRKRIRAFNSDQEAMIKVLFERRYKDHKRCSYMIANALDGEKRFTTAQVSRKLKQLGLLPPQQKRSEAQMHLRDEELNDSSLVEAHDSDEETLLSLKNRHKSNDGGSRLFGKGPQGKDVQGKPSDASDDETLSSVFKRKSNDGGSRLFGEGSQEKDMQGILSDDSDDETLGFVFKKSRKLHSKPKDDRLETTQTERTNEDVRNSGRKGDTRRDGCNQSGEIDFVETNQDISIKHANQEGTSVSETNGSHISSFSPVTVSNADDELADSDDDVAASEMQSNAVSRRKLRMVIDLEDDD, from the exons atggaCATGGAAGGCTTATCTGCGATCTGCGCCGGTCTCGGTATGGTGGAAGAGGACGAAAAAGGCAATCGGATTAGCTACTATAAGGGCGAGTACTGTTTAG ataatttaaaggATTTGCTGAGATTCTTGCGGCGTGACGATCCACAAACGCGAGaagtgtttaaacaagtatGTAAATGGAACATTGCGACTAAAGATTTGATACCAATTATTGAACACTGCCAAGACGATCGGGGCTTGGTCTTAAATGCAG TGAAGGTTTTGGTGTTTTTAACAATGCCCGTTGAGCCTTCATCCAATGATATTCCTCAACAGATAGAGTATCTATGGGGTTTGAAGTCTGCAATTACATGCAGTGACACAGTTCCGGTGATTGTGTCACTTCTCGAGGGTCCACTAGAAAATTTGGAACG TGAAGCATTCACTGAGGATGACTGGAAATTGGTACAATTAGTTTTGACTTTGTTCCGCAATGTTCTTGCTGTCCAAGATATTCCCTTGCAGCAGAAGGCTGGGAGTTCTACTAGTCGATTCATATCATTGAGAGATGGATTTCTGGAACTTTTGTTCAATGGGAATGTGATGGACATAATTCTCATGATAACTCCACACGTTGGTGGTTCTAATGGCTATCTTCAACAGGATAACTTGCTTTTAGTGgagattttttattacatatttatGGGTCAAGATCCTGAATCAGTCGCCTGTGCTCATCAGAAG ATGGGTGGAGTCACAAAGGATCCTCTTGAAAGTCTCAAATCACTAATAgcagaggaagaagagaaaagaagactTTCAAGACTACACCAGAAAATGGTTCGCCATTCACAATTTAGTGGAATGTTTACAAGGCTTACCATG gaTGGTTCTAAATCTGTGATCAAAGGGAACCCCACTTCTGCTTCTCAGAACCCTGTGTTTAAACCTCATAAAGGTTGTAAGGGTGCAAGTAATAAGACTGTGTGGGACCATGGAACCTTACCTTCAACGAAGGATAATATTTTAAGGTTGCTCCATGATCTTGTGGACCAGTTTCTATTGGGGAGTTACAATG TTTTAATGCAGTCAATCTGTGAGGACATTGAAAAGGAGCATCAATCAATACAGAACAGTgacatcattattttcttccAAGTTGCTCAGTTTGTAACTTCATTTCAATATCACAGGATTGAGTTTTCTAAG CTCAATGTAGGAAGAGACACATTTGAAGCTTCTGCTACAGAATGTTCCAAGAGCACTATGTTCAGAGACAACATCTGTGGACCTATTGCATCTTCAATGGACGAATCTATGTTTCAGTTGGTCATTTCAAGATGGCGTAATGCATTTGATGCCTTGAAAGAGACAAAAAACTATAAGTTTCTATCTGCTGCGGGTTCTCTTATGAAAAGCATG ATTAACATGTTAGATTTGGTGCTTAAGGCATTGCCAAAAGATTCTAAGGAGGCACAAACAGCCCGCATCCTTCTTTACAAGTTATTTTATGATCAGACTGACCAAGGGATGACTCATTTTCTCTTGAACCTAATCAGGGTGTTTGACATTCACAAACAACCCAAAAG TGATCTTGCAGATTTAGTAGAAATGATATATGTACTTGTACGGCTCATGGAGAATCTTCAATCACGTGGTGTGTTAAGG GTCTCTAGAAAATCAAGGAAAGGGAGAAAAAAGGAGATTGCCAAGGGCAATAAGGAATCTGGAAATAAATCAACTGAAGATCATGGTACCATTCAGAATGAGGACTGCATCTCAAATGGTGAAACTCTGGCAGATTGTTGCATGTCAGAGAAGGAAAACTCAACAAATGCAACTTCTGCTGCAAAAGAAGACATGCGCTTCCCTGCTAAGATTGATCGGCCTGAAATGTTGATGTCAGACATTCAGAATCCTGAAGTTGGTCTGTTGCAGAAAAATAACAGAGGGTCTGATCACACTGATGATTACCTTTGTTGCAGCACTGGTGATTCTTCTGATGGTGAGCAGCCAGTAGAAACTAATGAAGTTGATTTTAAGATTTCTACTTTCCTTTCAGCATTTGTAAATTGCAACATCATTCAAAAACTTTGCTGGCTGCTAAAGTTTTATAAGAGCAATTCCAACCGTACAAACCATTACATAATCTGCATGATGCGGCGCATCACCGATGATTTGGCACTCTCTCCAATGCTTTATCAG TTATCATTCCTCACTATATTCTATGACATCTTGGCTGAGCAGAGGGCATCCCCAGACAAAGATCATGcaaatattgttgattttttgaCCAGATTGATCCGAAAAATGCTTAAACGAATGAAAAAGCAGCCCCTTTTGTTTGTGGAAATTCTTTTCTGGAAGACTCGCAAAGACTGCCATTGCATTGATGCCGATTATTTATTGGATGAGCTTGGcaatataaagaagaaaattggaAAATGGCAAAATGGCTTAGAAGTTGGATATAACGGTTCAACACAGGCTAATGGAATGGTTCGCAGAAGCATAGCAGATGCATTGGGTGATGATGAAGCTGATGTTGTGATTTCCCATGAACTAGG AAACGGAGGGAATTTTGTTGAAGGCGAGGAAGGCATGGCTTCTTTTATAGTCAGTGAGGTTGACAAGAAAGGAAATTCTGAAAA TTCTGAAATTTTCATGCAAGAGCAGTCGGGAAAGGTTtctaaaaaaaagagaagtcTTTCTCTCAGTGATGAGTGGGACACGAAATTCACAGAACTCTATGAAAA ATTTAAAGATGATCAGAACTGTAGTCATCTTATTGCGGAATCCCTAAATGCTGATGGTAAAGTTTCAGCTGCTCAAATTTCCAACAAGCTTAAGCAACTAGGCTTCAAAGTTCCATCAAAGAAAAGGGTGCGCCATACTGGTGAACCTTTTGCTGCTGGTCCTGATGAACCTCAAGAAGGGCAAAATGCTATTGAAACTGAAAATGATGTTCACAACTCAAATGAATTAGAAGGAAGTCTTACGAGGCAATCTTT GAGCAACAGAAAAAGAATACGTGCCTTCAACAGTGATCAAGAGGCTatgattaaagttttatttgaaCG CAGATATAAAGATCATAAGAGGTGTAGCTACATGATTGCAAATGCATTGGATGGTGAGAAAAGGTTCACCACTGCACAGGTCTCCCGTAAACTCAAGCAACTTGGTTTGCTTCCTCCTCAACAGAAGAGGTCTGAAGCTCAAATGCACTTGAGAGATGAAGAACTTAATGACTCTTCTTTAGTTGAAGCACACGATTCTGATGAAGAAACATTGCTATCACTGAAAAATAG GCACAAAAGCAATGATGGTGGCAGCAGGTTGTTTGGTAAGGGACCGCAAGGAAAAGATGTGCAAGGAAAACCATCAGATGCTTCTGATGATGAAACCTTAAGCTCTGTATTCAA gcGCAAAAGCAATGATGGCGGTAGCAGGTTGTTTGGTGAGGGATCACAAGAAAAAGACATGCAAGGAATTTTGTCAGATGATTCTGATGATGAAACCTTAGGCTTTGTTTTCAA GAAATCTAGGAAGCTCCATTCAAAGCCAAAGGATGACAGGCTGGAAACAACACAGACCGAGAGGACAAATGAAGATGTCAGAAATAGTGGTAGAAAAGGTGACACAAGAAG GGATGGTTGTAATCAGTCTGGTGAAATAGATTTTGTGGAAACCAATCAAGATATCTCTATTAAGCATGCCAACCAGGAAGGGACTTCAGTTTCTGAAACGAATGGCTCTCATATTTCAAGTTTTTCACCTGTCACTGTAAGTAATGCTGATGATGAGTTGGCAGATTCAGACGATGATGTTGCTGCCAGTGAAATGCAGAGTAATGCTGTAAGTAGAAGGAAGCTGAGGATGGTAATTGATCTTGAGGATGATGACTAA